A genomic region of Alligator mississippiensis isolate rAllMis1 chromosome 6, rAllMis1, whole genome shotgun sequence contains the following coding sequences:
- the MKI67 gene encoding proliferation marker protein Ki-67 isoform X2 — protein sequence MPLFGKIVVIKRNGADGIHFPLTASSCLFGRKTECDIRIQLPQVSKEHCKIEVNENKEAILTNLSNVNPTQLNSSSFQQPVHLKHGDILTIVDRSFRFEYPPQSTPRKRCSRSPKSETLQVLHVQQVAEVESLLTETARSKGPRGSDDSKCEGQNAGENKQSTEENITRPKSAKKPATPKSAFRTPTSVKKENKMSPFSQIYEYLKHENAINKSQSESNIQQQTDISRCLPGQGSQIKMDAIIREDAKECKVKQNIHGLEPNQFTTEQNGLEKRFSGSHRTVVTNQKPIDLEEKNDLPLQDSAETYEQNVSRKSEVTKCIAIKLKRVSDQKAAFSPKSCTIESLGDIAQVLPPGTPIKHSTGAANEDGLTSISETTKYSASTPRSRRKGRWSHSSSSTKETNETSSISTDRSLTGQDFLLMLKQSTEIKSEIQKGVVCKSDGNELCVLAEMNKNSKQKRTSKPLTPVKSLSAEEVVKEIHDETYFASKKRDSETHTPPPRKSSFQSTRRSCSQNKELRSKSVHSEMLSPGKIATKDASPSICKSHSGTQRGRPRTSRQHIEKALERDSSQEHDKSVDSNKEELAAKSCQQKLDLEDASIMPRCHRLSTKRRCSENVVLKDDEILSEMSACGLSVKIEKSGELKRSPQKRKSGNSDLSLQPLGKRKRVSFGGHLSPELFDKSLPPNSPLKRGAIPARLSLPFGNSPRAVLKKAQGLKRCVIKELSEHLQKKKLSPKQPPARRSPAASPPARRSPAASPPARRSPAASPPARRSPAASPGLENTSSKLSASTPSNASFTRGRFSVSHISTPSPTSEEQGSIEEKINVNARDFTHANTLESFRVNQDHKISVPTTPKQVTRQSARFTAKRTPGKRRSGAVAAVHAKRRSGASDANLLVAKSWAEVVKLGVARPQVRTAKKYVQKRRRAKKLQLPKTPERKVKGHFSTGHADSPATIMIGRAHTTTVKMDYGQAPKVVKNSALKLCMDINESFTGVPEMFKTPVNGDQKSPSLTSGQKTDLSPMYTAIEVSELLTPEESGEMAVSPLNISSSAKQKQVNQEAVSHFLKRQKSSDSDVSIDSDKDEAVMKKKMGTKPLIIAEKKINEVTLGARSQMNTPKQETEPLETLSGVKQCMKTPEEKTEPAETLSGVKRSLRTPKQKAEPVDALSGVRRLMRTPKQKAEPVDALSGVRRLMRTPKQKAEPVDALSGVKRLMRTPKQKAEPVDALSGVKRLMRTPKQKAEPVDALSGVKRLMRTPKQKAEPVDALSGVKRLMRTPKQKTQPVDALSGVKRLMRTPKQKAEPVDALSGVKRLMQTPKQKAEPVDALSGVKRLMRTPKQKTQPVDALSGVKRLMRTPKQKMEPVVDDVAFKRLFETPEQRKQVGNNICGVSVTKATAKVKCQPVEDMKRISCMMKTPKEIVRPIEDMFGISRLLRTPREKYLPVDDFVGLQKLLAEPKQKCSDSELDYVGVKEMFDTPEEKVQSTEVMDLSQKEVFPCTDSRNEHEEKSSLCNSSEKVILSLRKRTGGQENLEMLKSIVPAKRNRRVKTEHNKQCSTDEPCSKERPRRQRRNTRRAEMAKCTQRDEDDFTKNLTEAVPMEELENKKAKIKVTEKKGKALKGNSRKQLAEAEVVKMDYNTVGNIQEIKRTSNETAVKTQAPLEETEAGNKDAGTDESCKSDYLLSENANEVPLNVYHLQANTNPVKESNPRCRNNRGKKGVIMPKEDEFSKNVNGKEASQTKDLNTKNINDQDFIIAQTPGTCSLDSLSGSRKEHAAQVAFNGTNYLNESHCGFKREISSEEIIPQMKSDIESQKTATKKSSRAEKTSKTKKDQKDSTTAVVQIVEEESAVLRCRRSTRGSNKEQETPKTNENEILENNPTESKENILRRGRRKEVQFQLKESSSVSLGGKHAGPEDNNKEANHEDGQNEASKKIPAQANGRRGRRKQVNLVLQAATSSSVTGKSILLEDPSKDETVKKDENTTLEAATSSLKQNSLRSWKREVVFTSQMANSTSLRRKHDLSEGNDKEETLQKDQNTVLENTASHTKISASTRGRRKKSHLAEQATSSSSLRGKHGLTKNDKNEIADEGHGAGLEMSAASTEEIPSRRGRRKKVAFVPQETRSTSLQAKCVLPTNGVIEEILKDQNIALENTTTRTRANSARGERIKKSDLTQQVASSPSVGGKCGLERNGVEDASKDQNVALEIVPSARENLSRRGKRKDAVILPQAINFTSQEGKCGLLIDNVTEKVPVEDQNKVLENASSEAKASTSARGRRRKADLVEQATSSLSHRGKCGLPKNDGKEEISENQNIVLETVPFSSEIPPRRGRRKGVVPLSQATSSTSQKEKCSLSESSDQEDTHKEGKNVALESATPLEKSNPLKKKGRKKMDLLSPAAGSTVPHNQLSLPENDGKRETPKGDQNMPLEIISSAKGKPSGRGRKKKIDASTSLRKTYDLPKDSGQEATPKEDKNVAVENALSHGKPDLSRRKRNKKIEVMSQADNFPLFQDKARLTEDDIKEVVHTEGQNVVLEHTTPAKEIILRKGKKKEIGLPSQATRSAPLGRKRHLPEDERAAKQVKSGENSESRTLRGRRNKTQEGNDKDVSRIQTGIERRTRASTRTRK from the exons ATGACAGTAAGTGTGAAGGCCAAAATGCTGGTGAGAATAAGCAAAGCACTGAGGAAAATATTACCAGACCTAAATCAGCCAAGAAACCTGCAACACCCAAGTCTGCATTCAGAACACCCACGTctgtcaaaaaagaaaataagatgtCTCCTTTTAGCCAAATTTATGAATATCTGAAGCATGAGAATGCAATTAACAAAAGTCAGTCAGAAAGCAACATACAACAGCAAACAGATATATCAAGATGTCTACCTGGTCAGGGGAGCCAGATTAAGATGGACGCAATCATTAGGGAAGATGCTAAAGAGTGTAAAGTTAAACAAAACATACATGGCTTGGAACCGAATCAGTTTACTACTGAACAAAATGGTTTAGAGAAGAGATTTTCTGGAAGTCATCGAACTGTTGTTACAAATCAGAAACCAATagatttagaagaaaaaaatgacttgCCTTTGCAGGACTCTGCTGAAACCTATGAACAAAATGTATCAAGAAAATCTGAAGTGACTAAGTGTATTGCAATTAAATTAAAGAGAGTGAGTGACCAAAAAGCAGCATTTTCTCCTAAGTCATGTACTATAGAATCCTTGGGAGACATTGCTCAAGTACTCCCCCCTGGAACACCAATTAAGCACTCAACAGGGGCAGCTAATGAAGATGGCTTGACAAGCATTTCTGAAACCACTAAATACTCTGCATCTACACCAAGGTCTAGAAGGAAGGGTCGTTGGTCTCATTCAAGCTCATCTACAAAAGAGACCAATGAAACAAGTTCTATAAGTACAGACAGATCACTAACTGGACAAGACTTCTTGTTAATGCTTAAGCAATCAACAGAAATTAAATCTGAAATTCAAAAGGGTGTAGTGTGCAAAAGTGATGGAAATGAACTGTGTGTTTTGGCAGAAATGAATAAAAATTCGAAACAAAAGAGAACTAGTAAACCGCTTACACCAGTAAAATCTTTAAGTGCAGAAGAAGTGGTGAAAGAAATTCATGATGAGACTTATTTTGCCTCAAAAAAGAGAGATTCTGAAACTCATACTCCTCCTCCTAGGAAGAGTAGTTTCCAAAGCACCAGAAGGAGTTGTAGTCAAAATAAGGAACTGAGAAGTAAAAGTGTGCATTCAGAAATGCTTTCTCCAGGAAAGATAGCAACAAAGGATGCATCTCCTAGCATCTGTAAATCTCATTCTGGGACTCAAAGAGGTAGACCAAGGACCTCTAGACAGCATatagaaaaggcactggagagaGATTCATCTCAAGAACATGACAAGAGTGTAGACAGCAACAAAGAGGAGTTGGCTGCAAAGAGTTGCCAACAGAAATTGGATTTGGAAGATGCTTCTATTATGCCAAGATGTCATAGGCTGTCAACAAAAAGAAGATGCTCTGAAAATGTTGTATTGAAAGATGATGAGATCCTTTCTGAAATGAGTGCTTGTGGTCTGTCTGTTAAAATAGAGAAGTCAG GTGAATTGAAGAGGTCACCACAAAAACGAAAAAGTGGTAACAGTGATTTGTCACTTCAGCCCCTTGGGAAAAGGAAGAGAGTGTCTTTTGGTGGTCATCTGAGTCCTGAACTTTTTGATAAGAGTTTGCCTCCTAATTCACCCCTCAAAAGAGGTGCAATTCCAGCAAGACTTAGCTTACCATTTGGAAATTCACCTCGTGCAGTTCTGAAGAAGGCTCAGGGGCTCAAACGTTGTGTAATCAAG GAACTTTCTGAgcatttgcagaaaaaaaaattgtcaccAAAACAGCCGCCCGCCCGGAGGTCCCCGGCTGCCTCGCCGCCCGCCCGGAGGTCCCCGGCTGCCTCGCCGCCCGCCCGGAGGTCCCCGGCTGCCTCGCCGCCCGCCCGGAggtccccagctgcctcccctggCCTTGAAAATACGTCATCTAAACTTTCTGCAAGCACCCCTTCAAATGCATCTTTTACAAGAGGACGCTTCTCAGTTTCTCACATCAGCACACCATCTCCAACTTCAGAGGAACAGGGTTCTATTGAAGAAAAAATTAATGTAAATGCAAGAGATTTTACTCATGCCAACACACTTGAATCTTTTCGTGTTAACCAGGATCATAAGATTTCTGTACCCACTACACCTAAACAGGTAACAAGGCAGAGTGCAAGATTTACTGCAAAGAGAACTCCTGGGAAGAGGAGGAGTGGTGCTGTGGCAGCTGTTCATGCTAAACGAAGGAGTGGTGCTTCTGATGCCAATTTGCTAG TTGCAAAATCCTGGGCAGAGGTGGTGAAACTGGGTGTTGCAAGACCACAAGTGAGAACTGCAAAAAAATATGTTCAAAAAAGAAGAAGAGCGAAGAAATTACAATTGCCAAAG ACAccagaaagaaaagtaaaaggaCATTTTAGTACAGGTCATGCAGATTCTCCTGCTACAATAATGATAGGAAGAGCTCATACCACCACAGTGAAAATGGACTATGGACAAGCCCCAAAAGTGGTGAAAAACTCTGCTTTGAAACTCTGCATGGATATAAATGAAAGTTTCACAG GGGTGCCTGAGATGTTTAAAACTCCAGTAAATGGGGATCAAAAAAGTCCATCTCTGACATCTGGCCAAAAGACTGACCTTTCGCCAATGTACACTGCAATCGAAGTCTCCGAGCTACTCACTCCAGAGGAATCTG GAGAAATGGCAGTATCACCCTTAAATATTTCAAGTagtgcaaaacaaaaacaagttaaTCAGGAAGCTGTATCTCATTTCCTGAAAAGACAAAagtcttcagattcagatgtTTCTATTGATTCTGATAAAGACGAAGcagtaatgaaaaagaaaatgggaaCGAAACCATTAATAAtagcagaaaagaaaataaatgaggtGACGTTAGGAGCTAGAAGTCAAATGAATACCCCAAAGCAAGAGACAGAACCTCTTGAAACCTTGTCAGGTGTCAAACAGTGCATGAAGACCCCAGAGGAAAAGACGGAGCCAGCTGAGACCTTGTCAGGTGTCAAGCGGTCCTTGAGGACCCCTAAGCAAAAGGCAGAACCTGTTGATGCCCTGTCGGGAGTCAGGCGTCTTATGCGGACCCCAAAGCAAAAGGCAGAACCCGTTGATGCCCTGTCGGGAGTCAGGCGTCTTATGCGGACCCCAAAGCAAAAGGCAGAACCCGTTGATGCCCTGTCGGGAGTCAAGCGTCTTATGCGGACCCCAAAGCAAAAGGCAGAACCCGTTGATGCCCTGTCGGGAGTCAAGCGTCTTATGCGGACCCCAAAGCAAAAGGCAGAACCCGTTGATGCCCTGTCGGGAGTCAAGCGTCTTATGCGGACCCCAAAGCAAAAGGCAGAACCCGTTGATGCCCTGTCGGGAGTCAAGCGCCTTATGCGGACCCCAAAGCAAAAGACCCAGCCCGTTGATGCCCTGTCGGGAGTCAAGCGTCTTATGCGGACCCCAAAGCAAAAGGCAGAACCCGTTGATGCCCTGTCAGGAGTCAAGCGTCTTATGCAGACCCCAAAGCAAAAGGCAGAACCCGTTGATGCCCTGTCGGGAGTCAAGCGCCTTATGCGGACCCCAAAGCAAAAGACCCAACCCGTTGATGCCCTGTCGGGAGTCAAGCGCCTTATGCGGACCCCAAAGCAGAAGATGGAACCTGTTGTAGATGATGTTGCTTTTAAAAGATTGTTTGAAACTCCAGAACAAAGAAAGCAAGTAGGTAACAACATTTGTGGAGTCTCGGTTACCAAGGCAACAGCAAAAGTAAAATGCCAACCAGTAGAAGATATGAAGAGAATCAGCTGTATGATGAAGACACCAAAGGAAATTGTCAGACCAATAGAAGATATGTTTGGTATCAGTAGGCTACTGAGGACACCAAGAGAAAAGTATTTACCAGTTGATGACTTCGTGGGATTGCAAAAGCTTTTGGCAGAGCCTAAACAAAAATGTTCAGATTCTGAACTGGACTATGTTGGTGTTAAGGAAATGTTTGATACTCCTGAGGAAAAG GTCCAATCAACAGAAGTTATGGATCTCTCACAAAAAGAAGTGTTTCCTTGTACTGATTCCAGAAATGAACATG AAGAGAAATCCTCACTCTGTAACAGCAGTGAAAAAGTGATTCTATCACTTAGAAAGAGGACTGGAGGACAGGAAAATTTAGAAATGCTAAAATCCATAGTTCCAGCTAAAAGAAACAGAAGAGTTAAAACCGAACATAACAAACAGTGCTCTACAGATGAGCCTTGTTCAAAAGAAAGACCCCGAAGACAGAGAAGGAACACTCGTAGAGCAGAAATGGCAAAATGTACACAAAGAGATGAAGATGATTTTACTAAGAATCTCACTGAAGCTGTTCCAATGGAAGAAttggaaaacaaaaaagcaaaaattaaagtgaccgagaaaaaagggaaagcttTAAAAGGAAACTCCAGAAAACAGTTGGCTGAAGCAGAAGTTGTGAAAATGGATTACAACACTGTAGGAAATATCCAAGAAATCAAAAGAACTTCAAATGAAACTGCAGTTAAAACACAAGCACCTCTGGAAGAAACTGAAGCAGGAAATAAGGATGCAGGAACAGATGAAAGTTGCAAGTCAGATTACTTACtttctgaaaatgcaaatgaagtACCTCTTAATGTTTACCACTTGCAAGCAAATACAAATCCAGTAAAAGAAAGTAATCCAAGATGTAGAAATAACAGAGGTAAAAAAGGTGTAATTATGCCTAAGGAAGATGAATTTTCAAAAAATGTAAATGGTAAAGAAGCAAGTCAGACAAAAGATCTTAATACAAAAAATATAAACGATCAAGATTTCATAATTGCTCAGACCCCTGGCACCTGCAGTCTGGATTCTCTTAGTGGCAGTAGGAAAGAACATGCTGCTCAGGTTGCTTTCAATGGAACAAATTATTTAAATGAGTCACATTGTGGATTTAAGAGAGAAATAAGCAGCGAAGAAATAATACCTCAAATGAAATCAGACATTGAATCCCAGAAAACTGCTACCAAAAAATCTTCACGAGCAGAGAAAACTTCCAAAACCAAGAAAGATCAAAAGGATTCAACTACAGCAGTAGTTCAAATTGTTGAAGAGGAGAGTGCTGTTCTTAGATGTAGAAGGAGTACAAGGGGAAGTAATAAGGAACAAGAAACacccaaaacaaatgaaaatgaaattctGGAAAATAATCcaacagaaagcaaagaaaatatattgagaagagggagaaggaaagaagtTCAGTTTCAACTTAAGGAATCTAGCTCCGTTTCTCTCGGAGGAAAACACGCTGGACCTGAAGATAACAATAAAGAAGCAAATCATGAAGATGGTCAAAATGAGGCATCAAAAAAAATACCTGCCCAAGCAAATGGAAGAAGGGGCCGAAGGAAACAAGTCAACCTTGTGCTACAGGCAGCTACTTCCTCTTCTGTTACAGGAAAAAGCATATTGCTTGAAGACCCTAGCAAAGATGAGACTGTTAAAAAAGATGAAAATACAACTTTGGAAGCTGCCACTTCCTCTCTAAAACAGAATTCCTTGAGAAGCTGGAAAAGGGAAGTTGTTTTCACATCACAGATGGCTAATTCCACTTCTCTTAGAAGAAAACATGATTTGTCAGAAGGTAATGATAAAGAGGAGACTCTTCAAAAAGATCAAAACACGGTTTTAGAAAATACTGCTTCCCATACAAAAATTAGTGCATCAACAAGAGGCAGAAGAAAAAAGTCTCATCTCGCAGAGCAGGCAACAAGTTCATCTTCTCTCAGGGGAAAACATGGCTTgacaaaaaatgataaaaatgagATTGCTGATGAAGGTCATGGTGCAGGTTTGGAAATGAGTGCTGCTTCTACAGAAGAAATTCcatcaagaaggggaagaaggaaaaaggTTGCTTTTGTGCCACAAGAAACAAGGTCCACTTCACTACAGGCAAAATGTGTTTTGCCTACAAATGGTGTTATTGAGGAGATTCTTAAAGATCAAAACATAGCTTTGGAAAATACCACTACCCGAACAAGAGCTAACTCAGCAAGAGGGGAGAGAATAAAAAAATCTGATCTCACACAACAGGTAGCAAGTTCCCCTTCAGTCGGGGGAAAATGTGGTTTGGAGAGAAATGGTGTTGAAGACGCTAGTAAAGATCAAAATGTGGCTTTGGAAATTGTTCCCTCTGCTAGAGAGAATCTGTCAAGGCGGGGCAAAAGGAAAGATGCTGTTATCTTACCACAGGCAATTAATTTTACTTCCCAAGAAGGAAAATGTGGCTTGCTAATAGATAATGTTACAGAAAAGGTTCCTGTGGAAGATCAAAATAAGGTTTTGGAAAATGCATCTTCTGAGGCAAAAGCTAGTACATCAGCAAGGGGTAGAAGAAGAAAGGCAGATCTAGTAGAACAGGCTACAAGTTCCCTTTCACACAGGGGAAAATGTGGCTTGCCAAAAAATGATGGTAAAGAGGAGATTAGCGAAAATCAAAATATAGTTTTGGAAACTGTACCCTTTTCAAGCGAGATTCCACCTagaagggggagaaggaaaggggtTGTACCCTTGTCACAGGCAACTAGTTCTACTTCTCAAAAGGAAAAATGCAGCTTGTCAGAAAGCAGTGATCAAGAAGATACTCATAAAGAAGGTAAAAATGTGGCTTTGGAAAGTGCAACACCCCTTGAAAAATCTAACCCATTAAaaaagaagggaaggaaaaagatgGATCTCCTGTCACCAGCAGCAGGTTCCACTGTTCCCCACAATCAACTCAGTCTGCCAGAAAATGATGGTAAGAGGGAGACTCCTAAAGGAGATCAAAATATGCCTTTGGAAATTATATCGTCTGCAAAAGGGAAGCCATCTGGAAGGGGCAGAAAGAAAAAGATAGATGCTTCTACTTCTCTTAGGAAAACTTATGACTTGCCAAAAGACTCTGGTCAAGAGGCGACTCCTAAAGAAGACAAAAATGTGGCTGTGGAAAATGCACTCTCCCATGGAAAACCTGATCTgtcaagaaggaaaagaaacaaaaagattgAAGTCATGTCACAGGCAGATAATTTCCCATTGTTCCAAGATAAAGCCAGATTGACAGAAGATGATATTAAAGAGGTAGTTCATACAGAAGGTCAGAATGTAGTTCTTGAGCATACTACTCCTGCAAAAGAGATTATATTgagaaaaggcaaaaagaaagaGATTGGTCTTCCATCCCAGGCAACGAGATCCGCTCCTCTCGGGAGAAAACGACACTTGCCAGAAGATGAAAGGGCAGCCAAACAAGTAAAATCAG GAGAGAACAGTGAAAGCAGAACTCTGAGAGGAAGAAGAAACAAAACTCAAGAAGGAAATGACAAAGATGTAAGCCGGATTCAGACTGGAATAGAGAGGAGAACAAGAGCAAGTACAAGAACAAGAAAGTAG